In Altererythrobacter rubellus, the following are encoded in one genomic region:
- the gltB gene encoding glutamate synthase large subunit — translation MGYPAPQGLYDSRNEHDACGVGFVAHIKGVASHDIVTQALEILKNIDHRGAVGADPLLGDGAGILLQIPDPLIRKWADSQGHDLPAPGDYAVAMCFMPQDEAARAFVTEQFERFTAKEGQTLIGWRDVPVNLGGLGKAVVDSMPVIQQAIIARGDNCADQDAFERKVIVIRKQTLNPLNAQAEKHDLPSLTDTYIPSFSSRTIVYKGLLLANQVGSFFDDLRDPDCVSALGLVHQRFSTNTFPSWRLAHPYRMIAHNGEINTVRGNVNWMNARRRTMESHLLGADLDKMWPLIPHGQSDTACLDNALELLLAGGYSLAHAMMMLMPEAWAKNDLMDAKRRAFYEYHAALMEPWDGPAAVAFTDGRQIGATLDRNGLRPARFCVTKDDIVCLASESGVLPFAEDDIIRKWRLQPGKMLLIDFEQGRIIEDAELKADLASAQPYEKWLSQAQYKLDDLDVVDPEFAQLPQDENQDTPTLLQAQQAFGYTQEDIAKFLEPMAVRGEDPIGSMGTDTPIAVLSNRSRLLYDYFKQNFAQVTNPPIDPIREELVMSLLSMIGPRPNLLGMDAGTHKRLEISQPILTNEDLAKIRSVEVALDGAFRTETIDMTWRASKGPKGLKMALKEMCWAATEAVLQDKNILVLSDRKQGPDRIPMPALLATAAVHHHLVRQGLRMQTGLVVETGEAREVHHYCVLAGYGAEAINPYIAFETLEDLRARKHSDLSPADAQKNYIKAVGKGILKVMSKMGISTYQSYCGAQIFDAVGLSSEFIDSYFTGTATTIEGVGLKEVAEETVRRHAQAYGNNPLYKNMLDVGGIYQYRLRGEEHAWTPENVAFLQHAVRGDRPKDYEAFAKSINEQSERLLTIRGLMEFKKADEAIPLDEVEPASEIVKRFSTGAMSFGSISHEAHSTLAIAMNRIGGRSNTGEGGEEPERFKPIENGDSMRSRIKQVASGRFGVTTEYLVNSDDIQIKMAQGAKPGEGGQLPGHKVDKRIGAVRHSTPGVGLISPPPHHDIYSIEDLAQLIHDLKNTNPVARISVKLVSEVGVGTVAAGVSKARADHVTIAGYDGGTGASPLTSLTHAGSPWEIGLAETQQTLLLNDLRSRIAVQVDGGLRTGRDVAIGALLGADEFGFATAPLIAAGCIMMRKCHLNTCPVGVATQDPVLRARFTGQPEHVVNYMFFVAEELRQIMAELGFRTVEEMIGRVDKLDMRRVDRHWKAAGVNLTRLLTKVDLPEGAPLYNTETQDHGLSGAMDNELIEACKDAISEGKPVQLTREIRNVNRTVGTMLSGEIAKAYGHSGLPADTIRINLTGVAGQSFAAWLAHGVTLDLSGDANDYVGKGLSGGRVIVKQPEGIERDPADNIIVGNTVLYGAIAGEAYFEGVAGERFAVRNSGAIAVVEGAGDHACEYMTGGVVVVLGKTGRNFAAGMSGGVAYVYDPEGRFASLVNPAQVDLIPMTAAQDEEDGTGRPSQRPQSVNDFGMGDMLRHDAERLKILVERHKLHTGSKKAAAILDNWDQEVSKFVKVMPRDYERALRQLEAEREEAASVAAE, via the coding sequence ATGGGATACCCAGCGCCCCAGGGCTTGTATGACTCGCGCAACGAACACGACGCCTGTGGTGTCGGATTTGTCGCGCATATCAAAGGCGTGGCTTCGCACGATATCGTCACGCAAGCGTTGGAAATTCTCAAGAATATCGATCACCGCGGTGCTGTCGGCGCCGATCCGCTGCTGGGTGATGGTGCGGGAATCCTGCTGCAAATCCCCGATCCGCTGATCCGCAAATGGGCGGATTCGCAAGGCCATGATCTGCCTGCTCCCGGCGATTACGCAGTGGCGATGTGCTTCATGCCACAGGACGAAGCGGCGCGCGCTTTTGTAACCGAACAGTTCGAGCGGTTTACTGCAAAAGAGGGCCAGACACTGATCGGCTGGCGCGATGTGCCGGTAAATCTGGGTGGCTTGGGCAAAGCTGTGGTCGATTCGATGCCGGTGATCCAGCAAGCGATCATCGCCCGCGGAGACAATTGCGCGGATCAAGACGCGTTCGAGCGCAAAGTAATCGTGATCCGCAAGCAGACACTCAATCCGCTGAACGCGCAGGCGGAAAAACACGATCTGCCGAGCCTGACTGATACCTATATCCCGAGCTTCTCAAGCCGGACGATTGTTTACAAGGGCCTGTTGCTCGCCAATCAGGTGGGCAGTTTCTTCGATGATCTGCGCGATCCCGATTGCGTGAGCGCGCTGGGCCTGGTGCATCAGCGGTTCAGTACCAATACCTTCCCCAGCTGGCGCCTGGCGCACCCCTATCGCATGATTGCGCACAATGGCGAGATCAACACGGTTCGCGGCAATGTGAACTGGATGAATGCGCGCCGCCGTACGATGGAATCGCATCTGCTCGGCGCGGATCTCGACAAGATGTGGCCGCTGATCCCACACGGTCAGTCTGACACCGCATGCCTCGACAATGCGCTCGAACTGCTGCTCGCAGGCGGGTACAGCCTGGCGCATGCAATGATGATGCTTATGCCCGAAGCCTGGGCCAAGAATGATTTGATGGATGCCAAACGCCGGGCGTTCTACGAATATCACGCCGCGTTGATGGAGCCATGGGATGGCCCGGCCGCGGTGGCATTCACCGATGGCCGGCAGATCGGCGCGACACTGGATCGCAATGGTCTGCGCCCCGCGCGCTTCTGTGTAACAAAGGACGATATCGTCTGTCTCGCGTCGGAAAGCGGCGTGCTGCCGTTTGCCGAGGATGACATCATCCGCAAATGGCGCTTGCAGCCGGGCAAGATGCTGTTGATCGATTTCGAGCAGGGTCGCATCATCGAAGATGCCGAGCTGAAGGCCGATCTTGCCAGCGCACAGCCTTACGAAAAGTGGCTGAGCCAAGCGCAATACAAGCTCGACGATCTGGATGTGGTCGACCCCGAGTTCGCCCAGCTTCCGCAAGACGAGAATCAGGATACGCCGACACTGCTGCAAGCGCAGCAGGCGTTCGGCTACACGCAGGAAGACATCGCCAAATTCCTGGAGCCGATGGCGGTGCGCGGGGAAGACCCGATTGGTTCGATGGGCACGGACACGCCGATTGCGGTGCTCTCTAACCGCAGCCGCCTGCTATATGATTATTTCAAACAGAACTTCGCGCAGGTCACAAACCCGCCGATTGACCCGATCCGCGAAGAGCTGGTGATGAGCCTGCTCTCGATGATCGGTCCGCGACCGAACCTGCTCGGTATGGACGCCGGCACGCACAAACGTTTGGAAATCAGCCAACCGATCCTCACCAACGAAGATCTCGCCAAGATCCGCTCTGTTGAGGTCGCATTGGATGGCGCGTTCCGAACCGAAACCATCGATATGACCTGGCGCGCCAGCAAGGGGCCCAAGGGCCTCAAAATGGCGCTGAAGGAAATGTGCTGGGCCGCGACCGAGGCTGTGCTGCAGGACAAGAACATTCTTGTGCTGTCAGACCGCAAGCAAGGGCCCGACCGGATTCCGATGCCTGCACTTCTCGCAACCGCCGCTGTGCACCACCATCTGGTGCGTCAGGGTCTGCGTATGCAAACCGGGCTTGTGGTCGAAACAGGCGAAGCCCGCGAGGTGCATCATTATTGCGTGCTGGCAGGCTACGGCGCGGAGGCGATCAATCCCTATATCGCGTTTGAGACACTGGAAGATTTGCGCGCCAGAAAGCACAGCGATCTTTCCCCCGCCGACGCGCAGAAGAACTATATCAAGGCTGTCGGCAAAGGCATTCTGAAGGTCATGTCCAAGATGGGCATTTCGACCTACCAGTCATACTGCGGTGCGCAGATCTTCGATGCGGTCGGCCTGTCCAGCGAATTCATCGATAGCTATTTCACAGGTACGGCAACCACAATCGAGGGCGTAGGCTTGAAGGAAGTGGCCGAGGAAACCGTGCGTCGCCATGCGCAGGCCTATGGCAACAATCCTTTGTACAAGAACATGCTCGATGTGGGCGGTATCTACCAGTATCGCTTGCGCGGTGAAGAACACGCATGGACGCCGGAGAACGTCGCGTTTCTGCAGCACGCGGTGCGCGGCGACAGGCCGAAGGATTACGAGGCTTTTGCCAAGTCGATCAACGAGCAGTCGGAGCGGCTGCTGACAATCCGCGGGTTGATGGAATTCAAGAAGGCAGACGAGGCAATCCCGCTTGACGAGGTCGAGCCTGCTAGCGAAATCGTGAAGCGTTTCAGCACCGGCGCGATGAGTTTCGGCTCGATCAGCCATGAAGCGCACTCGACCCTTGCCATCGCGATGAACCGCATTGGCGGTCGTTCGAACACCGGTGAAGGCGGCGAAGAGCCAGAGCGGTTCAAGCCGATCGAAAATGGCGATTCGATGCGCAGCCGGATCAAGCAGGTTGCCAGTGGCCGATTTGGCGTGACTACCGAATATCTCGTCAATTCCGACGATATCCAGATCAAGATGGCGCAAGGCGCGAAGCCCGGTGAAGGCGGCCAATTACCCGGCCACAAGGTCGATAAGCGGATTGGCGCAGTGCGCCATTCAACCCCGGGCGTGGGCCTGATCAGTCCGCCACCGCACCACGACATCTATTCGATCGAAGATCTGGCGCAGCTGATCCACGATCTCAAGAACACCAACCCGGTCGCGCGCATTTCGGTAAAGCTCGTTTCCGAAGTGGGCGTGGGCACTGTTGCTGCCGGCGTTTCGAAGGCGCGTGCAGACCATGTGACAATTGCGGGCTATGATGGCGGTACAGGTGCGTCACCTTTGACCAGTCTGACTCATGCCGGATCGCCATGGGAAATCGGCCTGGCCGAGACGCAGCAGACTTTGCTGCTCAATGATTTGCGCAGCCGCATTGCCGTACAAGTCGATGGCGGCCTGCGCACCGGGCGTGATGTTGCCATCGGCGCGCTGCTGGGTGCTGACGAATTCGGCTTTGCCACAGCCCCGTTAATCGCGGCGGGCTGTATTATGATGCGCAAGTGCCATCTGAATACCTGCCCCGTGGGCGTGGCGACGCAAGACCCCGTGCTGCGCGCGCGCTTTACCGGCCAGCCGGAACATGTGGTCAATTACATGTTCTTCGTTGCGGAGGAATTGCGCCAGATCATGGCGGAGTTGGGCTTCCGCACTGTCGAGGAAATGATCGGCCGGGTCGACAAGCTCGATATGCGGCGGGTGGATCGCCACTGGAAAGCGGCAGGGGTCAATCTCACGCGCTTGCTGACCAAGGTCGATCTTCCTGAAGGCGCGCCGCTGTACAACACGGAAACGCAGGATCACGGCCTTTCAGGCGCGATGGACAACGAGCTGATTGAAGCATGCAAGGACGCGATCAGCGAAGGCAAGCCGGTGCAGTTGACCCGCGAAATTCGCAATGTGAACCGCACTGTCGGCACAATGTTGTCAGGCGAAATTGCAAAGGCCTATGGCCACTCAGGCCTGCCCGCTGACACGATCCGCATCAATCTGACCGGTGTAGCGGGCCAAAGCTTCGCCGCATGGCTCGCGCATGGTGTAACGCTCGATCTGTCGGGTGATGCCAATGACTATGTTGGCAAGGGGTTATCAGGCGGGCGTGTTATCGTGAAGCAGCCGGAAGGGATTGAGCGCGATCCGGCGGACAACATCATTGTTGGCAATACCGTGCTTTACGGCGCGATAGCGGGTGAAGCCTATTTCGAAGGCGTTGCGGGCGAACGTTTCGCGGTGCGCAATTCCGGCGCAATCGCTGTCGTCGAAGGGGCAGGCGATCACGCGTGCGAATATATGACTGGCGGCGTTGTAGTCGTGCTGGGCAAGACAGGTCGCAATTTTGCCGCAGGGATGAGCGGCGGCGTTGCCTATGTCTACGACCCTGAAGGCAGGTTCGCATCGCTCGTCAATCCGGCGCAAGTCGATCTGATACCGATGACCGCCGCGCAGGACGAAGAAGACGGCACAGGTCGGCCTTCTCAGCGTCCGCAATCAGTCAATGATTTCGGGATGGGCGACATGCTGCGCCACGATGCAGAACGACTGAAGATTCTGGTCGAGCGGCACAAGCTTCATACCGGCAGCAAGAAGGCCGCCGCGATCCTCGACAATTGGGATCAAGAGGTCTCCAAATTCGTCAAGGTGATGCCACGCGACTACGAACGCGCGCTGCGCCAACTCGAAGCCGAGCGTGAAGAAGCCGCTTCGGTTGCAGCAGAATAA
- a CDS encoding glutamate synthase subunit beta, with amino-acid sequence MGKDTGFLELDRRERDYLDPKERLNNYREFVLQPDDATLQAQASRCMDCGIPYCHNGCPVNNIIPDWNHLVYEGDWKNALALLHSTNNFPEFTGRICPAPCEASCTLNITDQPVTIKSIECTIVDRGWEEGWITPQVPERKTGKSVAVIGSGPAGMACAQQLARAGHTVTLFEKNDRIGGLLRYGIPDFKMEKHLINRRAVQMEAEGVEFKTSKEVGVDVSFKSLQENYDAVVLAGGAEDARPLQIPGAEMTGVRLAMEFLTQQNKRNAGDDELRAAPRGSLLATGKKVVVIGGGDTGSDCVGTSNRQGAESVVQLEIMPKPPEKEDKAMTWPDWPLKLRTSSSHEEGVERDWAVLAKRVVGDGETVTGLECVRVEWKDGRMQEIEGSDFTIEADLILLAMGFVGPKKAGLLDQTGVELTDRGNVAADTESYKTSVENVFACGDMRRGQSLVVWAIREGRQAARAVDQALMGVSELPR; translated from the coding sequence ATGGGCAAGGATACAGGCTTCCTCGAACTCGACCGGCGCGAGCGCGATTATCTCGATCCGAAGGAGCGCTTGAACAATTACCGCGAATTTGTCTTGCAGCCAGATGATGCAACCCTGCAAGCGCAGGCGAGCCGCTGCATGGATTGCGGCATTCCCTATTGTCACAACGGTTGCCCGGTTAACAACATCATCCCGGACTGGAACCATCTGGTATATGAAGGCGATTGGAAGAACGCCTTGGCCTTGCTCCATTCGACCAACAATTTCCCCGAGTTCACCGGCCGCATTTGCCCCGCGCCATGCGAGGCAAGCTGCACACTCAATATCACCGATCAGCCGGTGACGATCAAATCGATTGAATGTACGATTGTCGATCGCGGCTGGGAAGAAGGCTGGATCACGCCGCAAGTGCCGGAGAGGAAAACCGGCAAATCGGTTGCGGTCATCGGCTCCGGCCCGGCGGGTATGGCGTGCGCGCAACAATTGGCACGTGCGGGTCACACCGTCACGCTGTTTGAAAAGAATGACCGGATCGGCGGATTGCTGCGCTACGGCATTCCTGACTTCAAGATGGAAAAGCATCTAATCAACCGCCGCGCGGTGCAAATGGAAGCCGAAGGCGTCGAGTTCAAAACCAGCAAAGAGGTAGGCGTCGATGTGTCATTCAAGAGCCTGCAGGAAAACTACGACGCCGTAGTGCTTGCAGGCGGAGCAGAAGATGCCCGGCCACTGCAGATTCCCGGCGCAGAAATGACAGGCGTGCGCCTGGCGATGGAATTTCTGACCCAGCAGAATAAGCGCAATGCGGGCGACGATGAGCTACGCGCGGCACCGCGAGGTAGCTTGCTAGCCACCGGCAAGAAGGTGGTCGTAATCGGCGGCGGCGATACGGGCAGCGACTGTGTTGGCACATCCAACCGTCAGGGCGCGGAAAGCGTCGTGCAACTGGAGATCATGCCAAAGCCTCCTGAAAAGGAAGACAAGGCAATGACGTGGCCTGATTGGCCGCTCAAGCTGCGCACCTCGTCCAGTCATGAGGAAGGTGTTGAGCGAGACTGGGCCGTGCTGGCCAAGCGTGTTGTGGGTGATGGCGAAACCGTGACCGGACTGGAATGCGTGCGTGTCGAATGGAAAGACGGCCGTATGCAGGAGATCGAAGGCAGCGACTTCACTATCGAAGCCGATCTGATCCTGCTCGCCATGGGCTTTGTGGGGCCGAAGAAAGCGGGCCTACTTGATCAAACGGGTGTCGAGCTGACAGATCGCGGAAACGTTGCCGCGGACACAGAAAGCTACAAGACCAGCGTCGAGAATGTCTTCGCATGCGGCGATATGCGGCGGGGGCAGTCGCTGGTCGTCTGGGCCATCCGTGAAGGGCGCCAGGCTGCTCGCGCAGTAGACCAGGCACTGATGGGTGTATCTGAACTGCCACGCTAA
- a CDS encoding carbohydrate porin, with translation MRVALRARISRTLLAAKPTLGATLLAVLMAAPAHAGEETNSPEVTGPELDTSGVAARDPSTAAVAPAASTPPAPPQTDPVMFKIVASQFVDTPVQGDAPKTVRYSGRVDGYIDISGGVFSGDDSLTLTVRPEYTWGKDSNGEIGLIPNNTALFRGEGKGDFDLSVSVSKRWNSGAKLTVGKVNVLDLGAKLPVVGSDGHYGFQNLSMALPPSAIIANTLTGAFLEVPTEKVLYRLWVFDPDSQYQRSGFETAFESGVGFLGSVTFPVKVGGKPGYYALKLSGSTRDDINADSLPAALIPSPGSGFGNKSGEFAAVFAGYQYLGVYPEAPGKGWGIFGQVYISNGDPTFLGRSAMLGISGNPRFRPQDHFGAAWFRYSITNGLVRALDQRLALQDEEGVESFYTLGLSDNFEITANVQVIDSAVSARDTGIMAGLRLTASF, from the coding sequence ATGCGGGTCGCACTGCGTGCGCGGATTTCGCGCACTTTATTGGCAGCGAAGCCAACGCTTGGCGCAACGCTGCTGGCGGTTCTTATGGCAGCTCCAGCCCATGCCGGCGAAGAGACGAATAGCCCTGAAGTGACCGGCCCCGAACTGGATACTTCTGGGGTGGCGGCGCGAGACCCTTCAACCGCGGCCGTCGCGCCGGCTGCATCCACTCCTCCAGCGCCACCGCAAACCGACCCGGTCATGTTCAAGATCGTGGCCTCCCAATTTGTTGATACGCCGGTGCAAGGCGATGCGCCGAAGACCGTGCGCTATTCCGGCCGCGTCGACGGCTATATCGATATAAGCGGCGGAGTGTTCAGCGGCGATGATAGCCTGACATTGACGGTCCGGCCCGAATACACATGGGGCAAGGATTCTAACGGTGAGATTGGCCTGATCCCGAACAACACCGCGCTGTTTCGCGGCGAAGGAAAGGGTGATTTCGATCTATCCGTGAGCGTGTCCAAGCGCTGGAACTCCGGCGCAAAACTGACCGTGGGCAAAGTCAATGTGCTGGATCTGGGTGCAAAGCTGCCAGTGGTTGGCAGCGACGGGCACTACGGATTTCAGAACCTGTCGATGGCGCTTCCGCCTTCGGCGATCATTGCGAACACGCTGACCGGTGCTTTCCTGGAAGTGCCGACAGAGAAAGTGCTGTACCGCCTCTGGGTCTTCGACCCGGATTCGCAATATCAGCGCAGCGGGTTCGAGACCGCATTCGAAAGCGGCGTCGGTTTCCTCGGTTCGGTCACCTTTCCGGTCAAGGTCGGCGGAAAGCCGGGATATTACGCGCTCAAGCTATCCGGTTCGACCCGCGACGACATCAATGCCGATTCGCTGCCCGCGGCGCTGATCCCTTCGCCGGGATCGGGCTTCGGCAACAAGAGCGGCGAGTTTGCAGCCGTGTTTGCGGGATATCAGTATCTCGGCGTCTATCCGGAGGCGCCCGGCAAAGGCTGGGGCATTTTCGGGCAAGTCTATATCTCCAATGGCGATCCGACTTTCCTTGGTCGCAGCGCGATGCTGGGCATTTCAGGCAATCCGCGTTTCCGCCCGCAAGACCACTTTGGCGCGGCCTGGTTCCGCTATTCGATCACCAATGGCCTCGTCCGCGCGCTCGACCAACGCCTCGCGCTGCAAGACGAAGAGGGCGTCGAGTCTTTCTACACACTTGGCCTTAGCGACAATTTTGAAATCACTGCCAATGTGCAGGTGATCGACAGCGCGGTGAGCGCGCGCGACACCGGCATCATGGCGGGGCTTAGGCTGACGGCGAGTTTCTAA
- a CDS encoding enoyl-CoA hydratase has protein sequence MSEDTVLLEISDNVATVTLNRPEAMNALSKALRSRLYHVMKQVDEDDSVRVVILTGAGERAFTAGLDLKELGSQEGALGAANAKGADENPVKAIELCRKPVIGAINGVAITGGFEVAIACDVLIAASNARFADTHARVGIVPGWGLSQKLSRMIGISRAKELSFTGNFLDAHTAKEWGLVNHVVEPEELLPLARKLAADMASIDPTFLAQYKRLIDDGYAQSFANGMALEAQLSSAANSAVTPEAVEARRAAVQERARKQG, from the coding sequence ATGAGCGAAGATACAGTCCTGCTGGAGATCAGCGACAATGTGGCCACGGTCACTCTCAACCGCCCTGAAGCGATGAATGCGCTGTCCAAAGCGCTACGCTCGCGGCTCTACCATGTCATGAAGCAGGTTGATGAGGATGACAGCGTGCGCGTGGTGATCCTGACCGGCGCGGGGGAGCGGGCGTTCACTGCCGGGCTCGATCTGAAGGAATTGGGATCGCAAGAGGGGGCGCTGGGCGCAGCCAATGCCAAGGGCGCGGATGAAAATCCGGTCAAAGCGATCGAGCTGTGCCGCAAACCTGTGATCGGGGCGATTAATGGCGTGGCGATCACGGGCGGGTTCGAAGTCGCCATTGCCTGCGATGTCCTGATCGCGGCCAGCAATGCCCGCTTTGCAGATACGCATGCCCGCGTCGGGATCGTTCCTGGCTGGGGCCTGTCGCAAAAACTCTCGCGGATGATCGGGATCAGCCGCGCGAAAGAGCTAAGCTTTACGGGCAATTTCCTGGATGCACATACAGCGAAGGAATGGGGATTGGTGAACCACGTAGTCGAGCCGGAAGAATTGCTGCCGCTCGCCAGAAAACTGGCCGCCGATATGGCGAGCATCGATCCGACCTTTCTGGCGCAATACAAGCGGCTGATCGACGATGGCTATGCGCAAAGCTTTGCAAACGGTATGGCGCTGGAGGCGCAACTGTCATCCGCTGCAAATTCAGCTGTTACGCCTGAGGCAGTAGAGGCTCGCCGCGCCGCCGTGCAAGAGCGGGCGAGGAAGCAGGGCTAA
- a CDS encoding TraR/DksA family transcriptional regulator, translating to MNEQEARKALIARREELDREDASNADSRDTVELQQDSVGRLSRMDAMQQQAMAQATERRRAAERLRISAALERIEDGEWGYCLKCGEEIADKRLRHDPSVANCVGCASGTE from the coding sequence ATGAATGAACAAGAAGCCCGCAAAGCCTTGATCGCCCGCCGCGAAGAGCTGGACCGTGAAGATGCATCCAACGCGGACTCGCGCGATACAGTGGAATTGCAGCAAGACAGCGTCGGACGATTGAGCCGGATGGACGCGATGCAGCAACAGGCCATGGCGCAAGCGACCGAACGCCGTCGCGCGGCCGAACGGTTGCGGATATCGGCTGCGCTGGAACGGATTGAAGATGGCGAATGGGGGTATTGCCTAAAGTGCGGGGAGGAAATCGCCGACAAACGCCTTAGGCATGATCCCAGCGTGGCCAATTGTGTAGGGTGTGCGAGTGGCACGGAGTAG
- the ung gene encoding uracil-DNA glycosylase, translating to MTDTIPDSWRGALEPALQTPEARKLGGWLRAQEGAGKAIFPPRGERLAALAMTPLDRVRVVILGQDPYHGPGQAHGLSFSVREGVKLPPSLRNIYQEIEADLGVAPPASGDLTRWAKQGVLLLNNTLTVESGQAGSHAGRGWDAITDACVAAVVGQGLPTVFILWGSHAQKKASRVRGLGSADHHLVIKSPHPSPLSAHRGFFGSKPFSQANAFLERHGRGAIEW from the coding sequence ATGACCGATACGATCCCGGACAGTTGGCGTGGCGCATTGGAGCCAGCCCTGCAAACCCCTGAAGCGCGCAAACTAGGCGGCTGGCTGCGCGCGCAGGAAGGTGCGGGCAAGGCGATCTTCCCGCCGCGCGGTGAACGTCTGGCGGCGCTCGCGATGACGCCGCTTGACCGGGTGCGGGTCGTGATCCTGGGGCAAGACCCTTACCACGGGCCGGGCCAGGCGCATGGTCTGTCTTTCTCTGTCCGCGAAGGCGTGAAACTGCCGCCAAGCCTGCGCAATATTTATCAGGAGATTGAGGCTGATCTGGGTGTAGCACCGCCTGCGAGTGGTGACCTGACACGCTGGGCCAAACAGGGTGTGCTGCTCCTCAACAACACGCTGACTGTCGAATCGGGACAGGCGGGCAGCCATGCCGGGCGCGGCTGGGATGCTATAACCGATGCCTGCGTCGCGGCGGTGGTGGGGCAGGGTCTGCCAACGGTGTTCATTTTGTGGGGCAGCCATGCACAAAAGAAGGCGAGCCGTGTTCGCGGCCTGGGCAGCGCAGATCATCATTTGGTCATCAAGAGCCCACACCCAAGCCCGCTCTCGGCACATCGCGGGTTCTTTGGCTCAAAGCCATTCAGCCAGGCAAACGCGTTTCTTGAGCGGCATGGACGCGGGGCCATCGAATGGTAA
- a CDS encoding ribonuclease D, whose translation MTVHFHKEDLPAGVLAGDAPLAVDTETMGLITHRDRLCVVQISDGSGDEHLVRFGPDSSYDAPNLKALLADESRLKLYHFARFDLAAIEHYLGVVAAPVFCTKIASKLVRTYTDRHGLKNLVDEVLHENLSKQQQSSDWGGPDLNDAQREYAASDVRYLHRLREELVRRLEREGRLDIAQACFDFLPTRARLDIAGWPDHDIFSHS comes from the coding sequence ATGACAGTACATTTTCACAAAGAAGACCTGCCCGCTGGCGTGCTCGCCGGAGACGCGCCTTTGGCCGTCGACACAGAGACCATGGGCCTGATCACGCACCGCGATCGGTTGTGCGTGGTGCAGATCAGTGATGGCAGCGGCGATGAACACCTTGTGCGCTTTGGCCCGGACAGTTCGTATGATGCGCCCAATCTCAAGGCCCTGCTCGCCGATGAAAGCCGCCTGAAACTGTATCACTTTGCGCGTTTTGATCTGGCCGCGATCGAGCACTATCTGGGCGTTGTGGCAGCACCGGTGTTCTGCACCAAGATCGCCAGCAAGCTCGTGCGGACATACACGGACCGGCACGGCCTGAAGAATCTGGTCGACGAAGTTTTGCATGAAAACCTGTCCAAGCAGCAGCAATCGTCTGATTGGGGCGGGCCGGACTTGAACGATGCCCAGCGTGAATATGCGGCGTCTGATGTGCGCTATCTGCACCGTTTGCGTGAAGAGCTGGTCAGGCGTCTCGAGCGCGAAGGTCGTTTGGACATTGCGCAGGCATGCTTTGACTTCCTGCCAACGCGTGCGCGGCTCGATATCGCTGGCTGGCCAGATCACGACATATTCAGCCACAGTTGA
- a CDS encoding LPS export ABC transporter periplasmic protein LptC, whose product MVTHRRLETNEAKQLRNQRQHFAAPGGSHDRLVTFLGKALPMGVGIVAALMIITPLSPGTEVSFLLDRDKVAMIDERLSVSNAMYRGQDDGGRPFSLTAGEAVQRSSREGIVRMEDMMAQILLRDGPARISAEGGAYDIDAEVMTVDGPLRLSAADGYTMTARGVSVDLQSRVMVGDGRVEGAVPAGTFEADRIEVDIDERKISLRGNARLTMRPGELRVP is encoded by the coding sequence ATGGTCACTCACCGCCGTCTAGAAACCAATGAAGCCAAGCAGCTGCGCAACCAGCGACAGCATTTTGCTGCGCCCGGCGGTTCGCATGATCGCTTGGTGACATTTCTTGGCAAGGCTCTGCCCATGGGAGTGGGCATTGTCGCCGCGCTAATGATCATCACACCGCTATCACCGGGTACCGAAGTCAGCTTCCTGCTCGATCGCGACAAGGTGGCGATGATCGATGAGCGGCTGTCGGTTTCCAACGCTATGTATCGCGGGCAGGATGATGGTGGGCGGCCATTCTCTTTGACGGCGGGCGAAGCCGTTCAACGTTCAAGCCGCGAGGGCATCGTCCGGATGGAAGATATGATGGCGCAGATCCTGCTGCGCGACGGCCCTGCACGGATCAGCGCAGAAGGCGGCGCCTATGACATTGATGCGGAAGTGATGACGGTCGACGGGCCGCTGCGGCTTTCAGCTGCTGATGGATACACGATGACCGCGCGCGGGGTGTCGGTTGATTTACAATCGCGTGTGATGGTGGGCGATGGCCGGGTTGAAGGCGCAGTCCCTGCCGGCACCTTTGAGGCCGACCGTATCGAAGTTGACATTGACGAGCGCAAGATTTCCTTGCGCGGGAATGCCCGTTTGACCATGCGTCCGGGTGAATTGAGGGTACCGTAA